A genome region from Bacteroidota bacterium includes the following:
- the vgrG gene encoding type VI secretion system tip protein VgrG, whose protein sequence is MSLTSLIPGATDTSGVIAFSILFDGTPISGETEVVHITVSKSFNKISSATIVIRDGSAATRDFPVSDSSTMVPGTLVTIGLGYHGSTDTIFEGVVVKHALKIRPNGASMLVIEAKDKAVKLIAARKSAYFIDKTDSDVITQLAGDSTPQVDSTSVSHPQLIQFDTTDWDFICTRAEANGMLVLTDDGNLIVKKPTTSSPSILTATFGDTIFEFDAEMDARRQMQSVASHAWDYTKQQVLQSEPGSATFDENGNIPASTIASVVGADVELRQSGNRSNDELNEWSNAYALRSVISKSVGRVRIQGTSLVKPGNMITLDGVGDRFNGNVFVSGVLHTFDGEWRTDIQFGWKSEWFFTKEGVTEKPAAGLVAGVNGLQIGLVLDTNDSDGQYRVKVSVPTITSGNEGLWARVATLDAGAKRGTYFRPQPNDEVVLGFLDNDPREPIILGYLHSSSSHESPFPETSGKEQYGILTKAGTKVMFDDSVPTLTLLVKASAGEKSIVINDDTGALIMKDENQNSIKMDATGITISSSSGIVTIKGSQVLIN, encoded by the coding sequence ATGAGCTTAACCAGCCTCATACCTGGAGCAACGGATACAAGTGGTGTGATCGCGTTCTCGATTCTGTTCGATGGCACGCCTATCAGTGGCGAGACGGAGGTTGTACACATAACGGTATCGAAATCATTCAATAAGATATCCTCCGCTACAATAGTGATTCGAGACGGTTCGGCGGCGACCCGCGATTTCCCCGTCAGCGATTCTTCCACAATGGTACCGGGCACACTGGTCACGATCGGTCTGGGGTATCATGGCTCGACCGATACCATCTTCGAAGGAGTAGTTGTCAAACATGCTCTCAAAATTCGTCCGAACGGAGCGTCGATGCTTGTGATCGAAGCGAAGGACAAGGCCGTAAAGTTGATTGCCGCTCGTAAAAGTGCATATTTCATCGACAAGACAGACAGCGATGTCATTACGCAGTTGGCAGGTGACTCCACGCCGCAGGTCGATTCGACAAGCGTATCGCATCCGCAGCTCATCCAGTTCGATACGACAGATTGGGATTTCATTTGCACCCGAGCCGAGGCGAACGGTATGCTTGTGCTGACAGACGACGGAAATCTCATTGTAAAGAAACCGACGACATCGTCGCCATCTATTCTGACGGCGACATTCGGTGATACGATCTTCGAGTTCGATGCTGAAATGGATGCGCGACGACAGATGCAGTCGGTGGCGAGCCATGCATGGGACTATACGAAGCAGCAGGTACTGCAATCCGAACCAGGATCGGCGACATTCGATGAGAATGGTAATATTCCCGCCTCCACGATTGCGTCGGTTGTTGGAGCAGATGTCGAGTTGCGCCAATCCGGCAACCGTTCGAACGACGAGTTGAACGAGTGGTCGAATGCCTATGCGCTACGCAGTGTGATTTCAAAATCGGTCGGTCGAGTGCGGATCCAAGGGACGTCGCTCGTCAAACCGGGTAACATGATTACGCTCGACGGTGTGGGCGACCGCTTTAACGGCAATGTCTTTGTTTCCGGCGTCCTCCATACGTTCGACGGCGAGTGGCGCACCGACATTCAGTTCGGCTGGAAATCTGAATGGTTTTTTACAAAGGAAGGCGTGACCGAGAAACCGGCTGCCGGCTTGGTGGCCGGAGTAAACGGCTTGCAGATCGGTCTCGTGCTCGACACCAACGATTCCGACGGTCAATACCGTGTCAAAGTGTCCGTGCCGACGATCACATCGGGCAACGAAGGCCTTTGGGCACGGGTCGCGACGCTCGATGCCGGTGCAAAGCGTGGTACCTACTTCCGACCGCAACCGAACGACGAAGTGGTGCTCGGATTTCTCGACAACGACCCGCGCGAACCAATCATCCTCGGATATCTGCATAGTTCGTCGTCGCATGAGTCACCGTTTCCAGAGACCAGCGGAAAAGAACAGTACGGCATTCTAACCAAGGCCGGGACTAAAGTAATGTTCGACGATTCGGTGCCGACATTGACCCTGCTCGTCAAAGCAAGCGCAGGCGAGAAGTCGATCGTAATCAACGACGACACTGGCGCGCTCATCATGAAAGATGAGAATCAGAACTCGATCAAGATGGATGCGACCGGAATCACGATCAGTTCTTCGAGTGGGATTGTAACGATCAAAGGGTCGCAAGTACTCATCAATTGA
- a CDS encoding PAAR domain-containing protein, giving the protein MPPAARVGDNHICPMANPNGSPHAGGPIMPPGVTTVLIGGAPAAVLGTMCTCAGPPDSIAKGSATVLIGGQPAARLGDSTAHGGSVAAGLATVQIGG; this is encoded by the coding sequence ATGCCGCCAGCAGCAAGAGTCGGGGACAATCATATCTGCCCGATGGCAAATCCGAACGGCAGCCCGCATGCGGGCGGGCCGATTATGCCGCCTGGTGTGACGACTGTGCTTATCGGCGGGGCGCCTGCAGCAGTGCTTGGCACAATGTGCACCTGCGCGGGACCGCCGGATAGCATTGCGAAGGGCTCAGCAACGGTACTCATCGGCGGGCAGCCCGCTGCACGACTCGGTGATTCAACTGCTCACGGTGGTTCTGTTGCCGCAGGACTTGCAACGGTGCAGATCGGCGGCTAA
- a CDS encoding GPW/gp25 family protein, which yields MAQEKIDRSFLGIGWSFPPTFRREFYGVEMLHEEADVQSSLGIILSTITGERVMLPTFGANLQPYVFEPMNVPNIEMIKKIVHDALVYHEPRIIVNDVTATPDQQNGVLLIDVAYTIITTNTRYNYVYPFYVTEATNITT from the coding sequence ATGGCTCAAGAAAAGATCGACCGCTCATTCCTCGGTATCGGCTGGAGTTTTCCGCCCACGTTCCGACGCGAATTCTATGGAGTCGAAATGCTTCATGAAGAAGCGGACGTCCAGAGCTCTCTTGGAATTATCCTCTCGACGATTACCGGAGAGCGCGTGATGTTGCCGACCTTCGGAGCGAACTTACAGCCGTATGTCTTCGAACCGATGAACGTGCCGAACATCGAGATGATCAAGAAGATCGTTCACGATGCGCTCGTCTATCACGAGCCTCGTATCATCGTCAATGATGTGACTGCAACCCCCGATCAGCAGAACGGGGTATTGCTGATCGATGTCGCGTATACGATCATTACGACTAATACGCGCTATAATTATGTCTATCCGTTTTACGTCACCGAAGCAACGAACATTACCACATGA